A single window of Solea solea chromosome 9, fSolSol10.1, whole genome shotgun sequence DNA harbors:
- the LOC131465467 gene encoding prostaglandin G/H synthase 2-like encodes MNRLTFVLSLLALGCLVCEGGNPCCSEPCQNRGICTALGTDDYECDCTRTGFYGQNCTTPEFLTRIKLTLKPSPNTVHYLLTHFKGFWNILNNISFLRDAIMRYVLTSRSHMIDSPPTYNADYGYKSWEAYSNLSYYTRTLPPVPEDCPTPMGVVGKKELPDAKLLAEKLLVRRQFIPDPQGTSLMFAFFAQHFTHQFFKSDMKKGPAFTAAKGHGVDLSHIYGDDLERQHKLRLFKDGKLRHQIVNGEVYPPTVKEVGVDMIYPPHVPESHRFAVGHEAFGLVPGLMMYATIWLREHNRVCDVLKEVHPDWDDERLFQTSRLILIGETIKIVIEDYVQHLSGYNFKLKFDPELLFKERFQYQNRISSEFNTLYHWHPLMPDSFHIEEKDYSYKQFVFNTSVVTEHGISNLVDSFTKQIAGRVAGGRNVPAPILYVAIKSIEHSRQMRYQSMNAYRKRFNMKPYSSFEDLTGETEMAALLEEMYGHVDAVELYPGLLVEKPRQNAIFGETLVEMGAPFSLKGLMGNPICSPEYWKPSTFGGKVGFDIINTASLQKLVCNNVQGPCPVASFSVPNIKETEPMIINSSTSHSSGSDINPTVILKERTTEL; translated from the exons ATGAACAGACTCACATTCGTGCTTTCCCTGTTGGCACTGGGCTGTCTTGTGTGCGAAGGAG GTAACCCTTGCTGCTCAGAGCCATGCCAGAACAGGGGCATATGCACAGCACTCGGCACAGATGATTACGAGTGTGACTGCACTCGCACAGGTTTCTATGGACAGAACTGCACAACAC CTGAGTTCCTCACACGGATCAAGCTGACCTTGAAGCCATCACCCAACACTGTCCACTACCTTCTCACCCACTTCAAGGGCTTCTGGAACATCCTCAACAACATCTCTTTTCTCCGGGATGCCATCATGAGATATGTGCTGACAT CCCGATCCCACATGATTGATAGTCCTCCAACTTACAATGCGGATTATGGTTACAAAAGCTGGGAAGCCTATTCCAACCTCTCATACTATACGCGCACTCTCCCTCCTGTACCAGAGGATTGCCCAACCCCCATGGGAGTAGTAG GTAAAAAAGAGCTACCTGATGCTAAACTTTTGGCCGAGAAGCTCCTGGTGAGGAGGCAGTTTATCCCGGACCCGCAGGGCACCAGTCTGATGTTTGCATTCTTTGCACAGCATTTCACTCACCAATTCTTCAAATCTGATATGAAGAAAGGACCTGCATTCACCGCGGCTAAAGGCCATGGG GTGGACCTCAGCCACATTTATGGAGACGACCTGGAGAGGCAACACAAGCTTAGACTCTTCAAAGACGGCAAACTTAGACATCAG ATTGTGAATGGAGAGGTTTACCCCCCAACAGTGAAGGAAGTAGGTGTCGACATGATCTACCCTCCTCATGTCCCCGAATCTCACCGCTTTGCCGTGGGTCATGAGGCGTTTGGCCTGGTCCCTGGTCTGATGATGTACGCCACCATTTGGCTGCGGGAACACAACCGGGTGTGTGATGTGCTGAAGGAGGTGCACCCGGACTGGGATGATGAAAGACTCTTCCAGACATCACGGCTCATCCTGATTG GTGAGACCATAAAGATTGTGATCGAGGACTACGTGCAGCATCTCAGCGGCTATAACTTCAAGCTCAAGTTTGACCCCGAGCTGCTCTTCAAAGAGCGTTTCCAGTACCAGAACCGCATATCTTCAGAGTTCAACACACTTTACCACTGGCACCCACTGATGCCCGATTCTTTCCACATTGAGGAGAAGGATTACAGTTACAAGCAGTTTGTCTTCAACACCTCTGTAGTGACTGAGCACGGCATCAGCAACCTGGTGGACTCATTTACCAAGCAGATTGCTGGACGG GTTGCTGGTGGTCGCAATGTTCCTGCACCTATTTTGTACGTAGCCATTAAGTCGATAGAGCACAGCAGACAAATGCGTTACCAGTCTATGAATGCCTACAGGAAACGATTCAACATGAAGCCCTACAGCTCTTTCGAGGACCTGACAG GAGAGACTGAAATGGCGGCACTGCTGGAGGAGATGTATGGGCATGTCGACGCTGTGGAGCTCTACCCCGGCCTGCTTGTGGAAAAACCCAGGCAGAATGCCATCTTTGGGGAGACCTTGGTGGAGATGGGGGCCCCTTTCTCCCTCAAGGGCTTAATGGGGAACCCCATCTGCTCCCCGGAGTACTGGAAGCCCAGCACCTTTGGAGGGAAAGTCGGGTTTGACATCATCAACACAGCCTCGCTGCAGAAACTCGTCTGCAACAACGTGCAAGGCCCCTGTCCTGTGGCGTCTTTCAGTGTGCCAAACATTAAAGAGACGGAGCCCATGATCATCAACTCGAGCACATCCCACTCAAGTGGCAGTGACATCAACCCTACGGTTATTTTGAAAGAAAGGACTACTGAGCTCTAA